TATACATTCATATAATTATGGGATATtgtgtcatttttatttatttatttatttttttcatctcaTAAAATACTTTCTTATGATGACAATATTGTATGTCATAAAAACATTATGCATTGTGAATTCATATTATCTCAtaattgtatcttttttttatctccaggaacttcctggttaaataaaggttcaaataaaaataaaaaatagtaatgaaATATTTTCTCATCATGATGAGTTATTGTATGTTAATTTACGACAGACTTTGCTACTTTTAGGCTTATTAGTAATAACCTATAATACCATAATAACCAGATTTTTTCTCGTTGTGTCAAGCAATTCTGTCATAATTACTATGTAACATGCCATTTTAAAGCATATTATCTCATAATAACCAGATAATTTTGTGATGACATAGTTCTGTATGTCGTAATTATGACTCTGTAATATCTTTATAGAGATTCCAAAGAAAATTGCAGAGAATGTTCCTACAGCTGTTTTCTTGCATTTACCTGCTTACAGGTTAATACAGAATACGTATCATTTTTATTCTCACTAAATTAAAGCAGTAATTAGGTCACATAAACATGGGATTATAGTCTAGCGTGAGAGAATGTAATCCTTATATGACTCATACTGGACCTTTACTAAGCCGAGTAAAGGCTGTCTTTACTCCGAACCCCCAGACGTCCCGGCTAATAGTCCAGCCTTTAGTACAGGAAGCCTACCTCTCTGGCCTCACCGCTGTTTATGAgccattagccaatcagagaagcAAATTATTCCACTTGTTATGACTGGACACTGCATAGGCTCCCTGTTGCTGGAGCTAAATCTTTGTAATCCCCCAAGGAAATCTCCTTTTGACTGGGACACACACATGCCGTCAGCCACCCACTCAGAGTCCAGCGATGGTGTGGTGGGAGGGGTGGTGGGGGTGGCTTAGGTGGAGCTTTGCTTCTCTTTTTTGCATGTGAGTGGGGGGTTTTGCAGAGGTTGATGGTCTCTATTGGTCTTGAGTTATTGTCCTGAGTGTGGGGAGGCCCTGGTGTAAATGTTTTAGGATTCCAGGCTCAGGGAGGCTCCATTGTGTTGATGAGGTTCTTTCAGAGGGTGAGAACTACCAAGTGAGAAAagcagcaaaaatgtaaaaaggaaTCAAAACATTTCTCTGTTCGTCTTTTTAAGATCAGGTGAGTAGTGTTTGGAGTGGCGTTTGGAAGTCATTGATACGAAATATTATGTAGTGCATAGGTATAGTAATGTATAAGTATCGTTTCTAGATATTTATATGCCTATTATcattgtttttatattaatattgagTAGGTTttgtagtgaatgtgtgtgtaagtTTTTTGCTTTATGTCTTTAGGTATTTGCACAGAATACTGTGGTGTTTTTAGCATCATCTTTCTCAATACCGAACAAATATACAGTAGAAATTGCCACTGAAATCGTATTATCCTCatgtacacatacagtatatatctcAATAATAAATGTGCTACAAGGGCTAGGCAGTACAGTAAATTGATTGTTATTTTTGAAAAGTTTGAAGACTTTTTTATGATAAACAATTTTAATTGCTGTATTTTGACAAGCAGACAGAACATGTCAGTAGTGACATTttctcaaaaacactttttatggagtattttatattatttaaggaTGTTGTTTAAATATTATCAGACCAATTAACTTATTAatttctggatgtttttttttaacttgctttaaagtctttttttttttattaaacaattcCAAATAATATGTGATAAATGATTGATAAATGAGAatgtaaacaaaatacattaGATACAACTAGATAAATGTTCATAAAGTaggtaaaaagtaagaaaatgcaGCTTTATTGACTAAAATTAAGCCAGAAAATAAGATAAGATTAAATATTTGGAACTAGCTGTGCTGTTAGTGTCaattctagtgttttttttttaggtttgtgaAAAATCTGTCAATTTAATTTACAGATTTAATGCATTTGTGTAGATTTTAGAAAAATTAGCATCTAGCTATTTTGAGATATCTGTAAATGTAGCCTTCAGCTTTAgtgcatttctttaaaaaaaaaagttattttacatcTAAAACAAAGTGTCTGAGAATTTCCTCTCTGAAGTCTCTGAACGACTATGAACGATTTTCATTTGCATTTCTATAGAGGCCTAAAACCAAAACCAGCACACTAACTAACCCCACTGGCTCGGTTTGTGTTAGGTGAAATCTTTGACACCGTTTGAATAAGCTGTCCTGGACTGCTGATGTTCCTGACGTCTGTAgaatacacatacacacctccaTGTTTACTGTAACTCACAGAAAGGTTACAGAGGATTAGACTGGGTTAGGGTTACTGTAGACCAAGACTTTAAAATACCCATTCCTAGCCTTTAGTGAAgagttgaaataataaaaagtacatttttaatgatTTGAATTTGTTAGACAGACGAGGGCTTGTGAAGAACAAGAGAGAAGGACGAGTTGCTACAGATTTAAAGGGCTAATCTCCCATTAAAGACGTGCAGACTCTACAGCAGCACTGAAGCCATATGGTGGCTTGACTCTTGTAGATCTCAAGGAAGGCCACCACTGTACGCtcaatatagtacagtatactTTTGAGTTGCTTAGTTAGCAACTCTGTAGATTATATTAGATAGAGTTTCTACcataaatatgacaaaacactcctaaaaaattgcaaaataaaCTCCTCAGACCTCACAGAGAACAGTGCAGGCATGGTCTTAATATTCTGATGAATATGCAAGCTCCACCTTAAAAAATGAAGTAGTTTCTTTCAAGTAGTTGAACTCTAGTTTGAATTTTCAGTTCCATCCTATTTCACCTTTAACAGCGAAGCAGTTACAGGTGCCAAGGAGGTAACTAAAGTAAATTTAAGGAAATGTGGGGGAGCCAGTTCGAATGGGCCTAAAGGAGCTgatacaattaataataatattgtgtaaATTACAGATGCCACACTTAAGTTTATAATTATAGGGAGATGCTGCCCACAGTTCAGGTGTGAGGACCCTTTGTCCGAATTTTGCTTATGTTCCCCAGGGAGTTCCCCAGACCGGGTTTGGGTCCGCCAATTATATAcagctgattttgctatttataggtatatgtttcagtaaaattaacattgttgttttagtctataaacctcggacaacatttctcccaaatccctaaaaacatatttgcagaaaatgagaaatggctaaaataacaaaaaagatgcagagctttcagacctcaaataatgcaaagaaaacagttcagaaatcaatatttggtgggataaccctggtttttaatcaaagttttcatgcatcttagcatgttctcctccaccagtcttacacactgcttttggataactttatgccactcctggtgcaaaaattcaagcagttcagtttggtttgatggcttgtgatcatccatcttcctcttgattctattccagaggttttcaatttggtaaaatcaaagaaactcatcatttttaagttgtctcttatttttttccagagcggtatatgtatatattgagaGGAGAGCAATACtggataaaaacagcaaatatatattaaagtatgGGAGAatatttatcatacttacatttgtacatttacattttggAAGCCCTAAGCAGCCAGAACAACAGCATTAGAAATAAAAATCAGATTAAGGTTTCTAGGGGCTTTAAACAGTAATACTGTAGACCATTCTTTTAACATTAGGTTGTTTGTTGAACCAGAACAGACATTGTTTTGCTACTCGTATTAAAGCCAGTCTTTTGGAGATGAGACTAAAACCTTGAAAAGTACACCTGACTGAGCGTGTCCCCTCCCCTCCTTGCTGTACAGGAAGATGAAAATGGTGGATATTGTAACACAAACAATGCCCGCAGAAAGTGACATTCACGTGGCCAGGAGCTTTCTAACGAAGATTTTGCGAAGTTCTATGAGGTATTGTGCAACAAATAGTACCCCTCCCCCCTTGCAGGTTATTCCAGCACTCCACCCCCCTCTATTCCCTTGATCCCGTACTTGTGCATCACTTGGTGTCTTAGCTGTGCTGTGACTAGCTGTGCTGTGCCTAGCTGTGCTGTTCACGTGCAAACAAGGGATTACTGGTTAATTCTGAATGGTGTCAGGCTGTCATTGTCTTTGGTTCCCATCAAAGTGGTTGTAATTCATGTGGTGGTTGGTATTACTaacaataatcacaataatcagTCAGATTGTTCAGATTTCTGTGACAAGGCATTGGGAAGTTGAGATGATGAGGTTGATTATGCCAAAGGTGGTGTTTAATCTGCTTTTTTGTCCTGCATGCTTACCAGGAAGAATCGATTCAAAGGGTATGTATTTTAAAGATCAAAAGATTGAAGAGTCTTTGCTAGGGATGCAcccaatatttggcaaccaaaactaTTCAgtcgaaattgtaaaaaaaaaaaaaaaaagtgaaaagatcCAATAGTTTATACAGAACAGTGACTAATAGATTTAAAGTCATATTGCAGTGGTTCCTCTAATGTTGCTgaaaaacggcaggtttaagttcatttttgcaATCTGCTTGCAAacattttattgaaataaaatgtttggtatcagtttatttatacttatacttacTGCCTCTTCAGAAACTGGTTGTTTCTGGCATtataagctgtacaggactaggatagtaacatctCAAAATGGCTTTAATTTGATGTAGTCATAATTCTGTGGCGTATCACACTGAAGAATCTGAACAGTGCCTGGAGTCTGTGTACCAATTCCTCGGTCCCATTATTCTGTTGGGTTGTACTACATATGGATATGTGTAACTAATACCCTGTACatattttcatgtgttttttacaTGATAATTCCTTGGGTTAATTATACATTCTGAGGCTTACTGTTATTATTCTATGAGAATCTTTcaatttggtgcatccctagttttcGCACTCCACTGGCAGTCTATATTTTGTTTGGTTCTTCTTAAAACAATGTTCTCTGTTGGCTCTTTAACCTTTTAGGAGGAATGAACCTTTTTGCAGACCCCACTCTTGGCACTCTTCCAAAGTGTCCGAGAATCCATCTGAGGTTTGTGAGTCTGATGCCACTGCTGAGCTTGCACCTATCTGGCAGACAAAGTATGATGCAGGGTAAGGTTACAGACACTCCAACATTCACTGACATTCGTCAGTCTTTGTGAAATTTTTCTTGATTATAAAGTATACAATATTGCCATGTGCTTCTCCAGGTCACCCTCAGCTAAAGACTTCACCAATTGTTGGGGCCAGCCAAATCTGCGACAGGTGTCCTGCAAGTTCAGCTCAGTGGGAAATATGGAAAGTTTAGAGCGCTCCTCAAACAAGCCTCAGATTGCTGCAGACCAGTCACTGGCTGTGAAGGGTCTTTGTAAACACGATTCTTCATATAGCCCACCTGACTCCAATTCATCAAGGAGTGGTACCACCCCCACAGACTGCATGTTTTATTGTGGCAGCCCAAGCAGCCCAAGGCACAGGTACCTGCAGATTCCTGTCAGTAATGGTGGGCGGGTCAGCCCTCGGATAGAGGACCAGACTAGCTCTAGATTCTCCTCCTCTGGGAGGTTGAATCTTAACCCTGTTTGGCATGTTCCGGAGAAGTCCGCAGCTGCCCACTCCCCACCCCCACCTCCTCCACCCTTACGCAGCGACAGTTTTGCTGCTACTAAAGTTCACGAAAAGGGATTAGTAATCCCCTATCCGCACGGACCTCCTCCATACTCCCACCAGAAATCCCATGGCAAGGGTGCAGACCGGCAGTTTGGTGATTACTCAAAGGAACGAGGTCCCGAATCCCGAAGGAGCTACAATGCTGCTTCTAAGAAAGATGTTCTTCATGTATACCTTTCTCCTGAGGACTACAATCCAAATCAGCTCAATCCAAACAAGCTATTTTCTTTATCAAGCACTGATGTAAGACAAGGCCAAAACCCTTTTGCCTGTCAGCCTCAACATCAGCGACAGCACAGTGATGAGGGTCCTTTCTATCTACATCCCAGGAACACAACTGTGCCCAAGACACAGACTGTTGGAACCTATTACCGCAGTCTGCAGCATCTACCCACCAATGCCGGAGCCCAGAACCACACCAGAAGCTCCACAGCATCTCCGTCTTGCACAGCTCCAGACAACAACCATGATGGAATGGCGCATTTCCGCTACTACTGCATTACCGCACAGCAGCCGACACAAGAGGCGTCAGAAGAAAGGGTGGAGGATGGATGGAGGCTAGAAACAGAGGCTACTTCACCAGCTATTACTGATTGGAATTCTCAAAAGGCCATAAAGGCTAAGTACCCTTCGCCTTACCTGCAGCCATCCGAGAACAAAAACTCTAATACTGAGTTCTGCAAACAAACTTTAAGTCCTCCTTCACTGGAAGCTACCTCTCCAGGACTAGGTCCTATGATGGTGAAATCCAGTTCTGgggagaaagaaaaggaaaatccATGGAAGAAGGAATCAGGAATTGCTGACAACCACCAGAACAAGCATCTACATAACCACCAGGCAAACCACCAGGCAAACTGTGCCACCACAGCCCAACgaaatgcccaaaaggacccTTGGTTCTCCAGTAGTGAACATAAGATCTGCCCACAGAAGACACCACTGTTGCACTCTTTAGCTCAAGAGAGCAAGTTTCTAGCTAACAGTAACTTGGTGACCACTAATGGAAGCACCATTCAAGAAACACCCGATCCTTCAAGTGGCAAGCTGGGAAGGCGAAGTGACCGATATGCCACCACCCTGCGTAACGAGATCCAAGAGAAAAGAGCCCAGCTTCAAAAAAGTCGGAGTGCTGCTGCCTTGAGTTGCCCTGGGGAAACTGATGAGGATGCAGGAGTCTGGAAGTCCACAGAGACCTCTACATCTTCTTCAGATGGCTCATTTACTAACACTTACAAGGACCACCTGAAGGAAGCCCAGGCCAGGGTCCTTCAAGCCACTTCATTCAAAAGGAGGGATCTGGAACTTCCTGGGAATGAAGCCGTTTCTAGCCAGGCGTCTGTAAAAGCAGATTCTACATGTGGGCAGGTTTTTCGCATTGGATGCCGAAAACGTTTCCCCATGGACAAGAGGGTACATTCTTTCTCAGAGCCGGACAAGATCAATGAAGTAGGGATGGAGGAGAAGAAAAGCCCACACCAAACATCTGTTGGTTCGTTCGTAGACAGATGCAAGTTCTTTGAAGGAGCTTCAAGGCCAGCCTTCTCCAAACCTATCCCGAAGAAGTCCAGCCTCAGCCCCAGTGAAGATGTCAGTGGAGACAAAAACAAGTTGGCCTCCTTTGGAGGGGAAAATGATAGGAAGGTCTCTTCCAAACAGCAACTTGAGAAGAATAAAAGTGGAACAGCAGCTGAGGAGCAACAGCGACTGGGCACTTTTGCAGAGTATGAAGCAACATGGAACTTGCAGAAGAAGTCGACAGAAGGAAGAACGTCCAGCAGGTATCGATCTGCAGAGAACATTTTGGATTCAGGAGCTGAGGAACGCAACAGTTCTGTGTGTATCCATGAACGGTCCAGATCCTCTCCTTCAGCAGACTTCTATGGTGgagtaagttgttttttttttctttctagttTCTGGCACTGTCCTGcactatatatctattttacatAGTTCTCCTACTCATGTAATAATGATGTTACTGAAATCGATTGGATGTTGCAGGTGAATCAACCAGCAGAGAAGTGTATGACGGAATCCAATCAAGAAAGCAAGCTGGACCAGCAAGAGCGCCACATCAACAGGTTAGAATCCAGTTACTGGCACTTAATACAACAATCAGTCATAACATAACAGTTCAAACGTAGTTCTTTTATCTGTTCTCTGTGTCCTTTGTTACTCaacttttaccctgtttttaaatggtcaggaccccacaagaccaCAACAGAGCAAGTTTTATTTGGGTGGTTTATTTGGGCATTCTTAGCACTGGGGTGACACTGGCACGTTGGTGGCATACAAATacatcagtgctgctggagtttttaaacactgtgtccgcTCACTGTCCTCCaatctattagacactcctacttaTAGCtgatccaccttgtagatgtaaagtcaaagACAGAAACTCTCTGctgtttctgcacagtttgtgtttgtCCTCCTCGAGTTCTTTATCAGTAACCATGAAATGTTGTTGGCTATATATTTTTGCTTGCTGGTCTACTAACAGTCCAGcggtgacactgaggtgtttaaaaacaccagcagcactgctgaattggatccacttataccagcacacacatttacacactacCACCATACCAGTTATAGCTCAGTGCTAAGAAAGAAAGATCAACCAccaaaataatagctgctctgtggtggtccagtGGGTACAGGAGTACAGCCTGTAATTAtggaactacaaagtgcttctatataGAGGTAATAAAATGGACAATGAGGGTAGGTGTTAATGTTATGAGAGATCAGTGTGCAGTTTACATTGTAACATTCCTTGAATTTTCTACCAACTAGGTCAGCAAACCTCAAAAAGATAAACATAGCACCAGACAAACATGAGCAGGAACAGCAATGTCTAGATTGTATTGTAGTAAAAAAAGATCTGTTTAAAGTCTGTGGTGTGCTGAGTGGCTTAGCAGACTAAAACACTGACTATATGGCTTAAGGATCGCAAGATCAAATTCTTCAAAAGTCATGATGCTTCACCATCATCAGATAAAACCTAAGAGTGCCCAATTGGCTATGCTCTCTCTGGTGGGTAGATATCTCTTTCTTATCACTCCCATTATGATTCTGTCTGGCACAGGCTTCAGTTAGCCAGTGTATTGGGAATAGGGATCTGGCTCTTTTCTCCGAGTGTGCTGGCTGCCTATTGATTCTACTTTAGTGGCGGACTTCACttctgtatcagaggaggcatgtgcttgtcctaACCTTCCTAGGTTTAGCTGCATTGCAGGTGATAAAGGGAGTCCTAtagctagggttgcaacggtatgagattttcacggtatgataaccgtctcagaaaataccgcggtatcacggttatcacggtatcacagtttgttacatatattattaaactgacccttaaagaaattacaacaaaggttttttgttcaattaactatttattgtagaaacctggaacaactatatagataatgtctccttaaaaaaaaataaactgtacaccattaggtgaaggaaaccaggtttttccactactcttaaggtcattaagggtgtatataattatatatatatatatatatacacacacacacacacacacacacacacacgtgtcacacattacatgtcctctaagaagtaaagatcctgtgtttaaactattcagtacaattatttaagtttaaattatttaatatctgataaactgagcctgggtcagtgtctgatcaacaactgttgtaaacgtccgttttactgccaagttggtatataaccagatactgcagaaagaggggatttatttctgagtctggttttaacacatgaaaaacaggcacgtcagaatttgaaaatgaacgcatgtaaatgaat
The DNA window shown above is from Astyanax mexicanus isolate ESR-SI-001 chromosome 16, AstMex3_surface, whole genome shotgun sequence and carries:
- the shroom2b gene encoding protein Shroom2 isoform X3, producing MESLERSSNKPQIAADQSLAVKGLCKHDSSYSPPDSNSSRSGTTPTDCMFYCGSPSSPRHRYLQIPVSNGGRVSPRIEDQTSSRFSSSGRLNLNPVWHVPEKSAAAHSPPPPPPPLRSDSFAATKVHEKGLVIPYPHGPPPYSHQKSHGKGADRQFGDYSKERGPESRRSYNAASKKDVLHVYLSPEDYNPNQLNPNKLFSLSSTDVRQGQNPFACQPQHQRQHSDEGPFYLHPRNTTVPKTQTVGTYYRSLQHLPTNAGAQNHTRSSTASPSCTAPDNNHDGMAHFRYYCITAQQPTQEASEERVEDGWRLETEATSPAITDWNSQKAIKAKYPSPYLQPSENKNSNTEFCKQTLSPPSLEATSPGLGPMMVKSSSGEKEKENPWKKESGIADNHQNKHLHNHQANHQANCATTAQRNAQKDPWFSSSEHKICPQKTPLLHSLAQESKFLANSNLVTTNGSTIQETPDPSSGKLGRRSDRYATTLRNEIQEKRAQLQKSRSAAALSCPGETDEDAGVWKSTETSTSSSDGSFTNTYKDHLKEAQARVLQATSFKRRDLELPGNEAVSSQASVKADSTCGQVFRIGCRKRFPMDKRVHSFSEPDKINEVGMEEKKSPHQTSVGSFVDRCKFFEGASRPAFSKPIPKKSSLSPSEDVSGDKNKLASFGGENDRKVSSKQQLEKNKSGTAAEEQQRLGTFAEYEATWNLQKKSTEGRTSSRYRSAENILDSGAEERNSSVCIHERSRSSPSADFYGGVNQPAEKCMTESNQESKLDQQERHINSTSEGGHCQLNISEPLDLSPGSDSEHKDTPTPLHSNHTTKASSLLPPYPHRLHLHDAALERLLPPDNTQGPAPPKPAHPREDVSKQPETTCPSNSLEELPSLGHSPEKDPHPAAVPGPERRLENDKPFCTVAPPATPHSSSPRRSAEATVASDCLLQKLTDKNLANMQHEDLLSNILENSEPSSTVVKNVPTLVVHADSNSETENRHFLAQREVPGGPGGTANHQLCCRPCSPELSSSLCHDYTHQGPHRDTDCSASEVQAVVGATLGDTETETETAWPNAASSGHSEEDEKREELVKDIMGKDKSLVDILDQSKMKTTMDLMEGIYPQGEQILEGAQQRKKSGPKQTSPKTTQERRVDENMAAPVSLVTSSSYYSTSAPKAELLIKMKDMQEQMKEQDSEDELDIDLSSKKQELIDSLSKKLQVLREARESLQEDVQDNNALGEEVEATVQSVCKPNELDKFCMFVGDLDKVVSLLLSLSGRLARVENALNNLEEGTLAEEKRTLVEKRKLLIRQHEDAKELKENLDRRERLVYDILASHLSEESLADYQHFVKMKSALIIEQRKLEDRIKLGEEQLKCLKDSLPLEQRLRY
- the shroom2b gene encoding protein Shroom2 isoform X1, encoding MEVVDPAPHFGSLSREHRTLGEPEEAWRSLEQQSGTDGEKWELVDVVLSGGAPWGFTLRGGLEYQEPLIITKVEEGSQAASAQLQVGDEIVSINAVPLSGYRQEAICLVKSSYRTLALGLKRRNEPFCRPHSWHSSKVSENPSEVCESDATAELAPIWQTKYDAGSPSAKDFTNCWGQPNLRQVSCKFSSVGNMESLERSSNKPQIAADQSLAVKGLCKHDSSYSPPDSNSSRSGTTPTDCMFYCGSPSSPRHRYLQIPVSNGGRVSPRIEDQTSSRFSSSGRLNLNPVWHVPEKSAAAHSPPPPPPPLRSDSFAATKVHEKGLVIPYPHGPPPYSHQKSHGKGADRQFGDYSKERGPESRRSYNAASKKDVLHVYLSPEDYNPNQLNPNKLFSLSSTDVRQGQNPFACQPQHQRQHSDEGPFYLHPRNTTVPKTQTVGTYYRSLQHLPTNAGAQNHTRSSTASPSCTAPDNNHDGMAHFRYYCITAQQPTQEASEERVEDGWRLETEATSPAITDWNSQKAIKAKYPSPYLQPSENKNSNTEFCKQTLSPPSLEATSPGLGPMMVKSSSGEKEKENPWKKESGIADNHQNKHLHNHQANHQANCATTAQRNAQKDPWFSSSEHKICPQKTPLLHSLAQESKFLANSNLVTTNGSTIQETPDPSSGKLGRRSDRYATTLRNEIQEKRAQLQKSRSAAALSCPGETDEDAGVWKSTETSTSSSDGSFTNTYKDHLKEAQARVLQATSFKRRDLELPGNEAVSSQASVKADSTCGQVFRIGCRKRFPMDKRVHSFSEPDKINEVGMEEKKSPHQTSVGSFVDRCKFFEGASRPAFSKPIPKKSSLSPSEDVSGDKNKLASFGGENDRKVSSKQQLEKNKSGTAAEEQQRLGTFAEYEATWNLQKKSTEGRTSSRYRSAENILDSGAEERNSSVCIHERSRSSPSADFYGGVNQPAEKCMTESNQESKLDQQERHINSTSEGGHCQLNISEPLDLSPGSDSEHKDTPTPLHSNHTTKASSLLPPYPHRLHLHDAALERLLPPDNTQGPAPPKPAHPREDVSKQPETTCPSNSLEELPSLGHSPEKDPHPAAVPGPERRLENDKPFCTVAPPATPHSSSPRRSAEATVASDCLLQKLTDKNLANMQHEDLLSNILENSEPSSTVVKNVPTLVVHADSNSETENRHFLAQREVPGGPGGTANHQLCCRPCSPELSSSLCHDYTHQGPHRDTDCSASEVQAVVGATLGDTETETETAWPNAASSGHSEEDEKREELVKDIMGKDKSLVDILDQSKMKTTMDLMEGIYPQGEQILEGAQQRKKSGPKQTSPKTTQERRVDENMAAPVSLVTSSSYYSTSAPKAELLIKMKDMQEQMKEQDSEDELDIDLSSKKQELIDSLSKKLQVLREARESLQEDVQDNNALGEEVEATVQSVCKPNELDKFCMFVGDLDKVVSLLLSLSGRLARVENALNNLEEGTLAEEKRTLVEKRKLLIRQHEDAKELKENLDRRERLVYDILASHLSEESLADYQHFVKMKSALIIEQRKLEDRIKLGEEQLKCLKDSLPLEQRLRY
- the shroom2b gene encoding protein Shroom2 isoform X2, which encodes MKMVDIVTQTMPAESDIHVARSFLTKILRSSMRKNRFKGRNEPFCRPHSWHSSKVSENPSEVCESDATAELAPIWQTKYDAGSPSAKDFTNCWGQPNLRQVSCKFSSVGNMESLERSSNKPQIAADQSLAVKGLCKHDSSYSPPDSNSSRSGTTPTDCMFYCGSPSSPRHRYLQIPVSNGGRVSPRIEDQTSSRFSSSGRLNLNPVWHVPEKSAAAHSPPPPPPPLRSDSFAATKVHEKGLVIPYPHGPPPYSHQKSHGKGADRQFGDYSKERGPESRRSYNAASKKDVLHVYLSPEDYNPNQLNPNKLFSLSSTDVRQGQNPFACQPQHQRQHSDEGPFYLHPRNTTVPKTQTVGTYYRSLQHLPTNAGAQNHTRSSTASPSCTAPDNNHDGMAHFRYYCITAQQPTQEASEERVEDGWRLETEATSPAITDWNSQKAIKAKYPSPYLQPSENKNSNTEFCKQTLSPPSLEATSPGLGPMMVKSSSGEKEKENPWKKESGIADNHQNKHLHNHQANHQANCATTAQRNAQKDPWFSSSEHKICPQKTPLLHSLAQESKFLANSNLVTTNGSTIQETPDPSSGKLGRRSDRYATTLRNEIQEKRAQLQKSRSAAALSCPGETDEDAGVWKSTETSTSSSDGSFTNTYKDHLKEAQARVLQATSFKRRDLELPGNEAVSSQASVKADSTCGQVFRIGCRKRFPMDKRVHSFSEPDKINEVGMEEKKSPHQTSVGSFVDRCKFFEGASRPAFSKPIPKKSSLSPSEDVSGDKNKLASFGGENDRKVSSKQQLEKNKSGTAAEEQQRLGTFAEYEATWNLQKKSTEGRTSSRYRSAENILDSGAEERNSSVCIHERSRSSPSADFYGGVNQPAEKCMTESNQESKLDQQERHINSTSEGGHCQLNISEPLDLSPGSDSEHKDTPTPLHSNHTTKASSLLPPYPHRLHLHDAALERLLPPDNTQGPAPPKPAHPREDVSKQPETTCPSNSLEELPSLGHSPEKDPHPAAVPGPERRLENDKPFCTVAPPATPHSSSPRRSAEATVASDCLLQKLTDKNLANMQHEDLLSNILENSEPSSTVVKNVPTLVVHADSNSETENRHFLAQREVPGGPGGTANHQLCCRPCSPELSSSLCHDYTHQGPHRDTDCSASEVQAVVGATLGDTETETETAWPNAASSGHSEEDEKREELVKDIMGKDKSLVDILDQSKMKTTMDLMEGIYPQGEQILEGAQQRKKSGPKQTSPKTTQERRVDENMAAPVSLVTSSSYYSTSAPKAELLIKMKDMQEQMKEQDSEDELDIDLSSKKQELIDSLSKKLQVLREARESLQEDVQDNNALGEEVEATVQSVCKPNELDKFCMFVGDLDKVVSLLLSLSGRLARVENALNNLEEGTLAEEKRTLVEKRKLLIRQHEDAKELKENLDRRERLVYDILASHLSEESLADYQHFVKMKSALIIEQRKLEDRIKLGEEQLKCLKDSLPLEQRLRY